The proteins below are encoded in one region of Mycobacterium pseudokansasii:
- a CDS encoding acyl-CoA carboxylase subunit beta: protein MTSVTDHTAEPAAEHTIDIHTTAGKLAELHKRRAESLHPVGETAIEKVHAKGKLTARERIYALLDEDSFVELDALARHRSTNFGLENNRPLGDGVVTGYGTIDGRDVCIFSQDATVFGGSLGEVYGEKIVKVQELAVKTGRPLIGINDGAGARIQEGVVSLGLYSRIFRNNILASGVIPQISLIMGAAAGGHVYSPALTDFVVMVDQTSQMFITGPDVIKTVTGEDVTMEELGGGHTHMVKSGTAHYVASGEQDAFDYVRELLSYLPPNNFTDPPRYQTEAPAGPVEDNLTDEDLELDTLIPDSPNQPYDMHEVVTRILDEDEFLEIQAGYAQNIIVGFGRIEGRPVGIVANQPTQFAGCLDINASEKAARFVRTCDCFNIPIVMFVDVPGFLPGTDQEYNGIIRRGAKLLYAYGEATVPKITVITRKAYGGAYCVMGSKDMGCDVNLAWPTAQIAVMGASGAVGFVYRQQLAQAAKDGEDVDALRLQLQQEYEDTLVNPYIAAERGYVDAVIPPSYTRGYVGTALRLLERKIAQQPPKKHGNIPL, encoded by the coding sequence ATGACGAGCGTTACCGACCATACTGCCGAGCCCGCCGCCGAGCACACCATCGACATCCACACCACCGCGGGCAAGCTCGCGGAGCTGCACAAGCGTCGCGCAGAGTCCCTGCATCCGGTCGGTGAGACGGCTATCGAGAAGGTCCATGCCAAAGGCAAGCTGACCGCCCGGGAGCGCATCTACGCACTGCTCGACGAGGATTCGTTCGTCGAGCTGGACGCGCTGGCACGGCACCGCAGCACCAACTTCGGCCTGGAGAACAACCGTCCGCTCGGCGACGGGGTGGTCACCGGATACGGCACCATCGACGGCCGCGACGTGTGCATCTTCAGCCAGGACGCCACCGTGTTCGGCGGCAGCCTCGGCGAGGTGTACGGCGAGAAGATCGTCAAGGTGCAGGAATTGGCGGTCAAGACCGGCCGTCCGCTGATCGGCATCAACGACGGCGCGGGCGCGCGTATTCAGGAAGGCGTCGTCTCGCTCGGCCTCTACAGTCGGATTTTCCGCAACAACATCCTGGCCTCCGGCGTTATCCCGCAGATCTCGCTGATCATGGGCGCCGCGGCCGGCGGGCACGTCTACTCCCCCGCGCTGACCGATTTCGTCGTCATGGTGGACCAGACCAGCCAGATGTTCATCACCGGACCCGACGTCATCAAGACGGTCACCGGCGAGGACGTCACCATGGAGGAACTCGGCGGTGGCCACACCCACATGGTCAAATCGGGTACCGCGCACTACGTCGCGTCCGGCGAACAGGATGCCTTCGACTACGTTCGCGAGCTGCTGAGCTATCTGCCGCCCAACAACTTCACCGACCCACCGCGCTACCAGACGGAGGCCCCGGCAGGGCCGGTAGAAGACAACCTCACCGACGAGGACCTCGAGCTGGACACCCTGATCCCCGACTCCCCGAACCAGCCCTACGACATGCACGAGGTCGTCACTCGCATCCTCGACGAGGACGAGTTTCTCGAGATCCAGGCCGGCTACGCGCAGAACATCATCGTCGGGTTCGGGCGCATCGAGGGCCGGCCGGTGGGGATCGTCGCCAACCAGCCCACCCAATTCGCCGGCTGCCTGGACATCAACGCTTCGGAGAAGGCGGCCCGCTTTGTGCGGACCTGCGACTGCTTCAACATTCCGATCGTGATGTTCGTCGATGTTCCGGGCTTCCTGCCCGGCACCGATCAGGAATACAACGGCATCATCCGCCGCGGCGCCAAGCTGCTCTACGCCTACGGCGAGGCCACCGTCCCCAAGATCACCGTCATCACCCGCAAGGCCTATGGCGGCGCGTACTGCGTGATGGGCTCCAAAGACATGGGCTGCGACGTCAACCTGGCCTGGCCGACCGCGCAGATCGCGGTGATGGGTGCTTCCGGCGCCGTCGGCTTCGTGTACCGCCAGCAGCTCGCGCAGGCGGCGAAGGATGGCGAGGACGTTGACGCGCTGCGGCTACAACTGCAGCAGGAATACGAGGACACGCTGGTCAACCCTTATATCGCGGCTGAGCGCGGGTACGTCGACGCGGTGATCCCGCCGTCGTACACCCGCGGCTACGTCGGTACGGCGTTGCGGCTGCTGGAACGCAAGATCGCGCAGCAGCCGCCGAAGAAGCACGGGAACATTCCCCTGTGA
- a CDS encoding Maf family protein, translated as MTRLVLGSASPGRLKVLRQAGVDPLVVASGVDEDAIVAALAPDVAPVDVVRALARAKAEQVTAMLTGKDSIVATDCLVIGCDSMLYIDGQQYGKPETVDDARQLWHAISGRTGQLQTGHSVFRLKDNRIVYSDDEISITTVYFGTPSNTDLEAYLASGESLRVAGGFTLDGLGGWFINGIEGDPSAVVGLGLPLMRMLIGRAGVSIAALWAANPVT; from the coding sequence ATGACCCGGTTGGTGCTCGGATCCGCATCCCCCGGCCGGCTCAAGGTGCTTCGCCAGGCCGGCGTCGACCCGCTGGTCGTGGCCTCCGGTGTCGACGAGGACGCGATCGTCGCCGCGCTTGCGCCAGATGTAGCGCCCGTCGACGTGGTGCGTGCCCTGGCACGAGCCAAGGCCGAGCAAGTAACGGCCATGCTGACCGGCAAGGACAGCATCGTCGCCACAGATTGCCTTGTCATCGGCTGTGATTCCATGCTTTACATCGACGGCCAGCAATACGGCAAACCAGAGACGGTCGACGATGCACGACAACTCTGGCACGCGATATCCGGCCGTACCGGCCAACTGCAAACCGGCCATTCCGTGTTCCGGTTGAAGGACAACAGAATCGTCTACAGTGACGACGAAATATCAATCACCACAGTCTATTTCGGAACGCCCTCGAACACTGACCTAGAGGCATATCTGGCTAGCGGGGAGTCGTTACGGGTCGCGGGCGGATTTACGCTCGACGGCTTGGGCGGCTGGTTCATCAACGGTATCGAGGGCGACCCGTCTGCGGTGGTGGGACTCGGACTGCCGTTGATGCGAATGCTGATCGGCCGTGCCGGCGTGTCCATAGCCGCGCTGTGGGCGGCCAATCCAGTCACCTGA
- a CDS encoding PH domain-containing protein produces the protein MRYPDNAMAAGEQVVLHRHPHWKRLIWPVVVLILVTGLAALGSGFVNSTQWPQLTKNILHGVIWGIWLVIVGWGTLWPFLSWLTTHFVVTNRRVMFRHGVLTRTGIDIPLARINSVEFRDRITERMFRTGTLIIESASHDPLEFPDIPRLREVHALLYHEVFDTLGSEEAPS, from the coding sequence ATGAGGTATCCGGACAACGCCATGGCCGCCGGCGAGCAGGTGGTCCTGCATCGCCACCCGCACTGGAAACGGCTGATCTGGCCGGTCGTGGTGCTGATCCTGGTCACCGGCCTGGCCGCGCTGGGTTCCGGGTTCGTCAACTCGACACAGTGGCCGCAGCTCACCAAGAACATCCTGCACGGCGTCATCTGGGGCATCTGGCTGGTGATCGTCGGCTGGGGCACGCTGTGGCCGTTCCTGAGCTGGCTGACCACGCATTTCGTCGTCACCAACCGGCGGGTGATGTTTCGGCACGGCGTGCTGACCCGAACCGGGATCGACATCCCGTTGGCACGGATCAACAGCGTGGAGTTTCGTGACCGGATTACCGAACGGATGTTTCGCACCGGGACGCTCATCATCGAGTCGGCGTCACACGATCCGCTGGAATTCCCCGACATTCCGCGCCTACGTGAAGTGCACGCGCTGCTGTATCACGAAGTTTTCGACACCCTGGGCTCGGAGGAAGCGCCCAGCTGA
- a CDS encoding sulfurtransferase, whose amino-acid sequence MPLPPDPSPTLSAYAHPERLVTADWLSAHLGAPGLAIVESDEDVLLYDVGHIPGAVKVDWHTDLNDPTVRDYIDGHQFAALMDRKGIARDDTVVIYGDKSNWWAAYALWVFTLFGHPDVRLLNGGRDLWLAERRDTTLEVPDETSTGYPVVQRNDGPIRAFKDEVLGILGNQPLIDVRSPDEYTGKRTHMPEYPEEGVLRGGHIPTARSIPWSKAVDESGRFRSREELEELYGFLSPDDKTVVYCRIGERSSHTWFVLTHLLGKPGVRNYDGSWTEWGNTVRVPIVAGEDPGAVPER is encoded by the coding sequence GTGCCCCTGCCCCCTGATCCGAGTCCTACCTTGTCGGCCTATGCCCACCCCGAACGGCTCGTGACCGCCGATTGGCTGTCCGCCCACCTGGGCGCGCCCGGCCTGGCGATCGTCGAATCCGACGAGGATGTCCTGCTTTACGACGTCGGCCATATTCCGGGTGCGGTCAAGGTCGATTGGCACACCGACCTCAACGACCCAACGGTGCGCGACTACATCGACGGCCACCAGTTCGCCGCTTTGATGGACCGCAAGGGCATTGCCCGCGACGACACCGTGGTGATCTACGGCGACAAAAGCAATTGGTGGGCGGCCTACGCGCTCTGGGTTTTCACCCTGTTCGGCCACCCCGATGTGCGCCTGCTCAACGGCGGACGTGACCTCTGGCTCGCCGAGCGCCGCGACACCACCCTGGAGGTACCGGACGAGACGTCGACCGGCTACCCCGTGGTGCAGCGCAACGACGGCCCCATCCGCGCGTTCAAAGACGAAGTGCTGGGCATCTTGGGCAACCAGCCGCTGATCGACGTACGCTCGCCGGACGAGTACACCGGCAAACGCACCCACATGCCCGAGTACCCCGAGGAAGGCGTACTACGCGGCGGCCACATTCCCACCGCCCGGTCGATTCCCTGGAGTAAGGCGGTCGACGAGAGCGGGCGGTTCCGCAGCCGCGAGGAGCTGGAAGAGCTCTACGGCTTCTTGAGCCCGGACGACAAGACCGTCGTCTATTGCCGCATCGGCGAGCGGTCCAGTCACACCTGGTTCGTGCTCACGCATTTGCTCGGCAAGCCCGGCGTCCGCAACTACGACGGGTCGTGGACCGAATGGGGCAACACCGTGCGCGTGCCGATCGTGGCGGGAGAAGATCCGGGAGCCGTGCCCGAGCGATGA
- a CDS encoding RNA polymerase sigma factor SigF — MTPRTAGGSASRPNEYADVPEMFRELAGFDPDSPDFQRHRDKIVERCLPLADHIARRFEGRGEPRDDLIQVARVGLVNAVVRFDVETGSDFVSFAVPTIMGEVRRHFRDNSWSVKVPRRLKELHLRLGTATAELSQRLGRAPTATELAAELGMDRGEVVEGLVAGSSYNTLSIDSGGGNEDDDARVIADTLGDMDAGLDRIEDRESLRPLLEALPERERTVLILRFFESMTQTQIAERVGISQMHVSRLLAKSLARLRDQLE, encoded by the coding sequence GTGACGCCGCGTACTGCCGGCGGTTCTGCTTCACGGCCGAACGAATACGCCGATGTCCCGGAGATGTTTCGTGAGTTGGCCGGTTTTGACCCCGACTCGCCGGATTTCCAGCGCCACCGCGACAAAATCGTGGAGCGCTGCCTGCCGCTGGCCGATCACATCGCCCGGCGGTTCGAGGGACGCGGCGAACCCCGCGACGACCTGATTCAGGTCGCCCGGGTCGGACTGGTCAACGCGGTAGTCCGCTTCGATGTCGAGACCGGGTCGGATTTCGTCTCGTTCGCCGTGCCCACCATCATGGGGGAAGTCCGGCGGCACTTCCGGGACAACAGTTGGTCGGTCAAGGTTCCTCGCCGGCTGAAGGAACTGCACCTGCGGTTGGGCACCGCCACCGCCGAGTTGTCCCAGCGGCTCGGCAGGGCACCCACCGCCACCGAACTTGCCGCCGAACTCGGTATGGACCGCGGCGAGGTCGTCGAAGGGCTGGTGGCGGGCAGCTCTTACAACACGCTGTCAATCGACAGCGGTGGCGGTAACGAAGACGACGACGCCCGAGTCATCGCGGACACCCTCGGCGACATGGACGCCGGCCTGGACCGGATCGAAGATCGCGAGTCGCTTCGCCCGCTGCTCGAGGCGCTGCCCGAGCGCGAGCGAACGGTATTGATCCTCAGGTTTTTCGAGTCGATGACGCAGACCCAGATCGCCGAGCGGGTCGGAATCTCCCAGATGCACGTGTCCCGGCTGCTGGCCAAGTCGCTAGCGCGGCTCCGCGACCAACTCGAGTAG
- a CDS encoding STAS domain-containing protein, whose amino-acid sequence MSVIQSWQKCGTADFTASYRPSAGVVTVEGELDAANADQLAGYVQQCARYCRWLTLDLRRLEFIGTAGFSALHRINVVCSAADTQWAMVPSRAVSRLLEICDPDGALPVMEPVNDTPDGGVRLLELVAEPR is encoded by the coding sequence TTGTCTGTGATCCAATCCTGGCAGAAATGCGGAACCGCTGACTTCACTGCCAGCTATCGTCCGTCGGCCGGCGTGGTCACCGTAGAGGGTGAGCTCGACGCCGCCAACGCCGATCAGCTCGCCGGATACGTCCAGCAGTGCGCAAGGTATTGCCGGTGGCTGACCCTGGACCTACGGCGTCTGGAATTTATTGGGACTGCCGGGTTTTCCGCTCTTCACCGAATCAACGTGGTCTGTTCGGCGGCGGACACCCAGTGGGCGATGGTGCCGAGCCGGGCCGTGTCGCGGTTACTGGAGATTTGCGATCCCGACGGCGCGCTGCCGGTCATGGAGCCGGTGAACGACACCCCCGACGGCGGCGTGCGCCTACTCGAGTTGGTCGCGGAGCCGCGCTAG
- a CDS encoding acetyl/propionyl/methylcrotonyl-CoA carboxylase subunit alpha, producing the protein MASHASSRITKVLVANRGEIAVRVIRAARDAGLASVAVYAEPDADAPHVRLADEAFALGGQTSAESYLDIEKLLDAAAKSGANAIHPGYGFLSENAHFAQAVIDAGLIWIGPSPQSIRDLGDKVTARHIAARAPAPLVPGTPDPVKDADEVIAFANEYGLPIAIKAAHGGGGKGMKVARTIDEIPELYESAVREATAAFGRGECFVERYLDKPRHVEAQVIADQHGNVVVAGTRDCSLQRRYQKLVEEAPAPFLTDAQRKEIHESAKRICKEAHYYGAGTVEYLVGQDGLISFLEVNTRLQVEHPVTEETAGIDLVLQQFKIANGDKLDITEDPTPRGHAIEFRINGEDAGRGFLPAPGPVTKFHPPAGPGVRLDSGVETGSVIGGQFDSMLAKLIVHGADRGEALARARRALDEFEVKGLATVIPFHRAVVSDPAFIGDEHGFSVHTRWIETEWNNTVEPFTAGEPSDEEDARPRQKVVVEVDGRRVEVSLPADLALSGGGGCDPVGVIRRKPKPRKRGAHSGAAASGDAVTAPMQGTVVKVAVEEGQEVVTGDLVVVLEAMKMENPVTAHKDGVITGLAVEAGAAITQGTVLAEIK; encoded by the coding sequence GTGGCCAGTCACGCCAGCTCCAGAATCACCAAAGTTCTGGTCGCCAACCGCGGCGAGATCGCAGTCCGGGTGATCCGGGCGGCCCGGGATGCCGGTCTGGCCAGCGTGGCCGTCTACGCCGAACCCGACGCAGACGCCCCGCACGTACGGCTGGCCGACGAGGCGTTCGCCCTGGGCGGTCAAACCTCGGCCGAGTCCTACCTGGACATCGAAAAGCTACTCGACGCGGCGGCCAAGTCCGGTGCCAATGCCATCCATCCCGGCTACGGCTTCCTGTCGGAAAACGCCCATTTCGCCCAGGCCGTGATCGACGCCGGCCTGATCTGGATCGGGCCCAGCCCGCAGTCGATCCGCGACCTCGGTGACAAGGTCACCGCCCGTCACATCGCCGCCCGCGCGCCGGCGCCGCTGGTGCCCGGCACCCCGGACCCGGTCAAAGACGCCGACGAGGTGATCGCCTTCGCCAACGAATACGGCCTGCCGATCGCAATCAAGGCCGCGCACGGCGGCGGCGGCAAGGGCATGAAGGTGGCCCGCACCATCGACGAAATCCCCGAACTGTACGAGTCGGCCGTGCGGGAAGCCACTGCCGCGTTCGGCCGCGGCGAGTGCTTCGTCGAGCGTTACCTGGACAAGCCGCGCCACGTCGAGGCCCAGGTGATCGCCGACCAGCACGGCAACGTCGTGGTCGCCGGGACCCGGGACTGTTCGCTGCAGCGCCGCTACCAGAAGCTGGTCGAGGAGGCGCCGGCGCCGTTCCTGACGGACGCGCAGCGCAAGGAAATCCACGAATCGGCCAAGCGGATCTGCAAAGAGGCCCACTACTACGGCGCCGGAACGGTCGAATACCTCGTCGGCCAGGACGGCCTGATCTCCTTCCTGGAGGTCAACACCCGCCTGCAGGTCGAGCATCCGGTCACCGAGGAAACCGCCGGCATCGACCTGGTGCTGCAGCAGTTCAAGATCGCCAACGGCGACAAGCTCGACATCACCGAGGATCCCACCCCGCGCGGGCACGCCATCGAGTTCCGGATCAACGGCGAGGACGCCGGCCGGGGCTTCCTGCCCGCCCCCGGCCCGGTGACCAAGTTCCACCCGCCCGCGGGCCCGGGCGTGCGGCTGGACTCCGGCGTGGAGACCGGCTCGGTGATCGGCGGCCAGTTCGACTCGATGCTGGCCAAGCTGATCGTTCACGGCGCCGACCGCGGCGAGGCGCTGGCCCGCGCGCGCCGCGCGCTGGACGAATTCGAGGTGAAGGGTCTGGCCACCGTCATCCCCTTCCACCGGGCGGTGGTGTCCGACCCGGCGTTCATCGGCGACGAGCACGGCTTCTCGGTGCACACCCGCTGGATCGAGACCGAGTGGAACAACACCGTCGAACCCTTCACCGCCGGCGAGCCCAGCGACGAGGAAGACGCCCGGCCGCGGCAGAAGGTGGTCGTCGAGGTCGACGGCCGCCGGGTCGAGGTGTCGCTGCCGGCCGACCTCGCACTGTCCGGCGGCGGCGGGTGCGACCCGGTTGGCGTTATCCGACGCAAGCCCAAGCCGCGCAAGCGTGGTGCCCACAGCGGTGCGGCAGCATCGGGCGACGCCGTTACCGCGCCCATGCAGGGCACCGTGGTGAAGGTCGCGGTCGAAGAAGGCCAGGAGGTGGTGACCGGCGATCTCGTGGTGGTGCTGGAGGCGATGAAGATGGAGAACCCGGTCACCGCGCATAAGGACGGCGTCATCACCGGCCTGGCGGTCGAGGCCGGGGCCGCCATCACCCAAGGCACGGTGCTCGCCGAGATCAAGTAG
- a CDS encoding AMP-binding enzyme, translating into MCMPFRVHSCIEPAEIEAVLAAHPRVAQAIVIAHTATSGDQQLVAYVVLDRKATQARGPERETQLVDQWRGASDDLYSDCWTGAPRLRWVKISEVGTAATRARRSRWTRCGNGGLPRWIE; encoded by the coding sequence ATGTGCATGCCTTTTCGAGTTCACAGTTGCATCGAGCCCGCCGAAATCGAGGCGGTGTTAGCGGCCCATCCCCGAGTCGCCCAGGCGATTGTCATTGCTCACACCGCCACGTCCGGCGATCAGCAGCTGGTGGCCTATGTGGTGCTGGACCGAAAGGCGACACAAGCGCGTGGGCCCGAACGGGAAACTCAGCTGGTTGACCAGTGGCGGGGCGCATCTGACGACCTGTATTCGGATTGTTGGACAGGTGCGCCCCGGCTTCGTTGGGTGAAGATTTCGGAGGTTGGAACAGCAGCTACACGGGCGCGCCGATCCCGTTGGACCAGATGCGGGAATGGCGGTCTGCCACGGTGGATCGAATAG
- a CDS encoding acyl-CoA carboxylase subunit epsilon: protein MSRVSVASDGNETNNHAPVSRVSGASGASDGNETNNHAPVSRVSGASAMNAMNERNQTSETRTADPAPHPHEPHIEIVKGHPTDQELAALIAVLGSVSGAPPAPETEPTRWGLPVDKLRFPVFSWQRITLQEMLHMRR, encoded by the coding sequence GTGAGTCGAGTGAGCGTAGCGAGCGACGGGAACGAGACGAACAATCACGCCCCTGTGAGTCGAGTGAGCGGAGCGAGCGGAGCGAGCGACGGGAACGAGACGAACAATCACGCCCCTGTGAGTCGAGTGAGCGGAGCGAGCGCAATGAACGCAATGAATGAGCGCAATCAGACGAGCGAAACCAGGACCGCCGACCCCGCACCTCACCCGCACGAACCGCACATCGAGATCGTCAAAGGCCATCCCACCGATCAGGAGTTGGCGGCGCTGATCGCGGTGCTGGGCAGTGTCAGCGGTGCGCCGCCGGCGCCGGAAACCGAGCCCACTCGATGGGGCTTGCCGGTCGACAAACTGCGGTTCCCCGTCTTCAGCTGGCAACGCATCACGCTGCAGGAAATGCTGCACATGCGCCGATGA
- a CDS encoding SufE family protein — MSLPAPLAEVVSDFSEVQGQDKLKLLLEFADELPALPVELEERAMEPVPECQSPLFLHVDASDPQRVRLHFSAPAEAPTTRGFASILAAGLDGQPAADILAVPEDFYAELGLAALISPLRLRGMSAMLARIKRRLRETV; from the coding sequence ATGAGTCTGCCCGCGCCGCTGGCCGAGGTGGTGTCCGACTTCTCCGAAGTCCAGGGCCAGGACAAGCTGAAGCTGCTGTTGGAATTCGCCGACGAACTTCCAGCACTGCCCGTCGAGCTCGAGGAACGGGCCATGGAACCCGTGCCCGAATGCCAGTCCCCGCTGTTCCTGCATGTCGACGCCAGCGATCCGCAGCGGGTGCGCCTGCACTTCAGCGCGCCGGCCGAAGCGCCGACCACCCGCGGCTTCGCCTCCATCCTGGCCGCCGGGCTGGACGGGCAACCGGCGGCCGACATCCTGGCGGTGCCCGAGGATTTCTACGCCGAACTGGGTTTGGCCGCTCTGATCAGCCCGCTTCGACTGCGCGGCATGTCGGCGATGCTCGCCCGGATCAAGCGCCGATTGCGCGAAACGGTTTGA
- a CDS encoding class I SAM-dependent methyltransferase — MREWRSATVDRIAGLAPQRVLEIGVGAGLMLAQLAPQCTEYWGTDLSASIINRLQAAIASQSWADRVGLLVQPAEMADELPQSYFDVVVLNSVIQYFPSAGYLLDVLTTVTRLLAPGGAVFIGDVRNLTLLRAFTTSVVCADIAGAEDTAATARERVRREMLAERELLMAPEFFTALTQHVAGIAAVDLRLKQMKAVNELSSYRYDVLLRKAPALVRSLADVPTQPWQRYGSLAAVGQYLQAKCPTQLRISGIPHGGIWPDVTMSHALA, encoded by the coding sequence ATGCGGGAATGGCGGTCTGCCACGGTGGATCGAATAGCGGGGCTAGCTCCGCAGCGTGTGTTGGAGATAGGGGTGGGTGCGGGGCTGATGCTGGCCCAGCTGGCTCCGCAGTGCACCGAATATTGGGGCACAGACCTTTCCGCGTCGATCATCAACAGGCTGCAGGCGGCGATCGCGTCGCAGTCGTGGGCAGATCGGGTGGGGTTGCTGGTGCAGCCAGCAGAGATGGCCGATGAGCTGCCACAGAGCTATTTCGATGTCGTGGTACTCAACTCGGTGATCCAGTACTTCCCCAGCGCGGGGTATCTGTTGGACGTTCTGACGACCGTGACGCGGCTGCTGGCGCCGGGCGGAGCCGTGTTTATCGGTGACGTCCGCAATCTGACGTTGCTACGGGCGTTCACAACCTCGGTGGTGTGCGCCGATATCGCCGGCGCTGAAGATACCGCCGCGACGGCACGTGAGCGGGTCCGTCGGGAAATGCTGGCCGAACGCGAGCTGCTGATGGCACCGGAATTCTTCACCGCGTTGACGCAACACGTTGCCGGCATCGCCGCCGTTGACCTGCGGCTCAAGCAGATGAAGGCGGTCAACGAACTCAGCAGCTATCGCTATGACGTGCTACTGCGTAAAGCTCCGGCGTTGGTGCGCTCCCTTGCGGACGTGCCAACCCAACCCTGGCAGCGGTACGGCAGTCTTGCCGCAGTCGGCCAGTATCTGCAAGCGAAGTGCCCAACACAACTACGCATCAGCGGGATCCCTCATGGTGGGATCTGGCCCGACGTGACGATGTCCCATGCGCTGGCCTAG
- a CDS encoding biotin--[acetyl-CoA-carboxylase] ligase, which produces MMNRDQLRPPLDAAALRAEAIGSGWRQLDVVERTGSTNTDLLERAASGVDIDRAVLIAEHQTAGRGRHGRGWTAAPRAQITMSVGVRIDRVATAAWGWLSLATGLAVIDAVTPLIAAGGSEARLKWPNDVLAGSAAAMGKLAGILAEVAQPFAVIGVGLNVTQDPEEVDGPGATSLFDLGVPEPDRNQLIPGLLRGLAARIAQWRDADAQLAADYRARSLTIGSRVRVQLPGGKDVVGIARDIDDQGRLCVDTGGEPVLVSAGDVAHLR; this is translated from the coding sequence GTGATGAACCGGGATCAGCTCAGGCCGCCACTCGATGCCGCGGCCTTGCGTGCCGAGGCGATCGGCTCGGGATGGCGCCAACTCGACGTGGTGGAGCGGACCGGCTCCACCAACACCGATCTGCTCGAGCGCGCGGCCTCCGGAGTCGATATCGACAGGGCGGTCTTGATCGCCGAGCACCAAACCGCCGGACGCGGACGCCATGGCCGAGGCTGGACGGCCGCGCCCCGTGCGCAGATCACCATGTCGGTCGGCGTGCGTATCGACCGCGTCGCCACCGCCGCGTGGGGCTGGCTGTCGCTGGCTACCGGGCTGGCGGTGATCGACGCGGTCACCCCGCTGATCGCAGCCGGCGGGAGTGAAGCACGCCTGAAGTGGCCCAACGACGTGCTGGCCGGGTCTGCCGCAGCCATGGGCAAGCTGGCCGGCATCCTGGCCGAGGTCGCCCAACCGTTCGCGGTGATCGGTGTCGGACTCAACGTCACGCAGGACCCCGAGGAGGTCGACGGTCCCGGGGCGACGTCGTTGTTCGACCTCGGCGTGCCGGAACCGGACCGGAACCAACTGATCCCCGGGCTGTTACGAGGCCTCGCGGCACGGATCGCCCAGTGGCGCGACGCAGACGCGCAACTGGCGGCCGACTACCGGGCCCGCAGCCTGACCATCGGGTCGCGCGTGCGGGTGCAGCTGCCCGGGGGGAAGGACGTCGTCGGGATCGCGCGCGACATCGACGACCAGGGCCGGCTCTGTGTCGACACCGGGGGTGAGCCAGTGCTGGTGTCAGCCGGTGACGTGGCGCATCTGCGTTAG